From the Astatotilapia calliptera chromosome 6, fAstCal1.2, whole genome shotgun sequence genome, one window contains:
- the LOC113024576 gene encoding zinc finger BED domain-containing protein 1-like has product MSEEKSPTLSIIAPLHAQLLEKMISVSHDSSLIKDLKTAVYDNLKSRYVALKDKLYIASALDPRFKALPFLSKETCNNTFSQLVLEAAGLENVDTAIRQSDGDTSEETVPDISLGGVDEVDYAPPIKRSKDSALIFLLGPAYSTKTTAPQKTPTQKAKEEVNRYRGVEPVALSEDPLIWWRDHEREYPLLALQAKQYLSIPGTSVPSERVFSTAGDIVTAQRSCLTPQHVDQLLFLQKNLTVSKK; this is encoded by the exons ATGTCTGAAGAAAAGTCCCCGACCCTTTCCATCATTGCACCTCTGCATGCACAGCTGCTGGAGAAGATGATCAGTGTCTCTCATGACTCCTCACTGATTAAAGACCTCAAGACTGCTGTATACGACAACTTGAAGTCAAG ATATGTGGCCCTAAAGGACAAGCTCTACATTGCATCAGCATTAGATCCTCGCTTTAAGGCCCTGCCATTCTTGTCCAAAGAGACCTGTAACAACACATTCTCTCAGTTGGTGTTGGAAGCAGCAGGTTTGGAGAACGTGGACACAGCTATT CGACAGTCTGATGGTGACACATCTGAGGAAACTGTCCCTGACATCTCTCTTGGTGGTGTTGATGAAGTGGATTATGCCCCTCCAATTAAGAGGTCAAAGGACTCTGCATTAATTTTTCTCCTTGGGCCAGCCTACTCAACAAAAACCACAGCACCACAGAAAACACCAACTCAGAAGGCAAAGGAAGAAGTGAATCGATACAGGGGCGTTGAGCCTGTTGCACTTTCTGAGGATCCTTTGATCTGGTGGAGGGACCATGAAAGGGAGTATCCTCTCTTGGCTCTACAAGCAAAGCAGTATCTTTCCATACCTGGGACCAGTGTTCCTTCTGAACGAGTGTTTTCAACTGCTGGTGACATTGTTACCGCACAAAGGAGCTGCCTGACTCCACAACATGTAGACCAGCTTCTCTTCTTGCAGAAAAACCTTACAGTCTCAAAGAAGTGA